One Rhinolophus sinicus isolate RSC01 linkage group LG06, ASM3656204v1, whole genome shotgun sequence DNA window includes the following coding sequences:
- the TMEM14C gene encoding transmembrane protein 14C: MQKDSGPLVPLHWIGFGYAALVASGGIIGYAKAGSVPSLAAGLLFGGLAGLGAYQLSQDPKNIWVFLVTSGTLAGIMGMRFYHSGKFMPAGLIAGASLLMVAKLGISVLNGPHQS, encoded by the exons ATGCAGAAGGACTCGGGCCCACT AGTGCCTTTACATTGGATTGGCTTTGGCTATGCCGCACTGGTTGCTTCTGGTGGGATCATTGGCTATGCAAAAGCAG GTAGTGTCCCATCCTTGGCTGCTGGGCTCCTCTTCGGTGGGTTAGCAGGTCTGGGTGCCTATCAGCTGTCTCAGGATCCGAAGAACATTTGGGTTTTCCTAG TTACATCTGGAACCTTGGCTGGCATTATGGGAATGAGATTCTACCACTCTGGGAAATTTATGCCTGCGGGCTTGATTGCTGGTGCCAG TTTGCTGATGGTCGCCAAACTTGGAATTAGTGTGCTCAATGGACCCCATCAGTCATAG
- the PAK1IP1 gene encoding p21-activated protein kinase-interacting protein 1 isoform X1: MELVAGCYEQVLFGFAVHPESKAGGDREQKWTPVADFTHHAHTASLSAVAVNSRFVVTGSKDETIHIYDMKKKIDHGSLVHHNGTITCLKFHGNRHLISGAEDGVICVWDAKKWECLKSIKAHRGHVTFLSIHPSGKLALSVGTDKTLRTWNLVEGRSAFIKNIKQNAHIVEWSPRGEKYVVVILNHIDVYRLDTASVSGIITNEKRVSSVTFVSESVLAVAGDEEVVRFFDTDSLTCLCEFKAHDNRVKDMFSFEIPEHHVIATASSDGFIKMWKLKQDKKVPPSLLCEVNTKARLTCLGVWLDRVTDTKESQLPAAEPSVSEEEQSKGNKKESGDTVQEEERQSKLNTKKCALTGVSNKPTKGSSQVLTKKRKMVETLEKKKRKKEKIRMMQ, from the exons ATGGAGCTGGTCGCTGGCTGCTACGAGCAGGTCCTTTTTGGGTTCGCTGTGCACCCGGAGTCCAAGGCGGGCGGCGATCGCGAG CAGAAATGGACTCCTGTGGCTGACTTTACTCACCATGCGCACACTGCCTCCTTGTCAGCAGTGGCTGTAAATAGTCGTTTTGTAGTCACTGGGAGCAAAGATGAAACAATTCACATTTATGACATGAAAAAGAAGATAGACCACGGGTCTCTAGTGCATCACAATG GCACAATAACTTGCCTGAAATTCCACGGCAACAGGCACTTAATCAGTGGGGCGGAGGACGGTGTCATTTGTGTCTGGGATGCAAAGAAATGGGAGTGCCTGAAGTCAATTAAAGCGCACAG AGGCCATGTGACCTTCCTTTCTATTCACCCATCTGGCAAGCTGGCCCTGTCTGTGGGTACAGATAAGACGTTAAG AACATGGAATCTTGTGGAAGGAAGATCGGcattcataaaaaatataaaacaaa ATGCTCACATAGTGGAATGGTCCCCAAGAGGAGAGAAATATGTGGTTGTCATACTGAATCACATAGATGTCTATCGACTTGACACAGCATCTGTTAGTGGCATCATCACAAATGAAAAGCGAGTGTCTTCTGTTACGTTTGTTTCA gAGTCTGTCCTTGCAGTGGCTGGAGATGAAGAAGTTGTAAGGTTTTTTGACACTGATTCCCTAACGTGCCTCTGTGAATTTAAAGCGCATGacaacag GGTAAAAGACATGTTCAGTTTTGAAATTCCAGAGCATCATGTTATTGCTACAGCATCGAGTGATGGTTTCATCAAAATGTGGAAGCTTAAGCAGGATAAG aaaGTTCCCCCATCTTTACTCTGTGAAGTAAACACCAAAGCCAGGCTGACGTGTCTCGGAGTGTGGCTAGACAGAGTGACAGACACGAAAGAAAGCCAGCTTCCAGCTGCAGAGCCTTCTG TAAGTGAAGAAGAGCAGTCCAAAGGCAACAAAAAGGAATCTGGTGATACAGtgcaggaagaagaaaggcagTCAAAGCTTAACACGAAGAAATGTGCTTTAACTGGTGTCAGCAATAAGCCAACAAAAGGAAGTAGCCAAGTGTTGACCAAGAAGAGGAAAATGGTAGAGAcgttggaaaaaaagaaaagaaaaaaggagaaaatacgaATGATGCAGTGA
- the PAK1IP1 gene encoding p21-activated protein kinase-interacting protein 1 isoform X2: protein MELVAGCYEQVLFGFAVHPESKAGGDREKWTPVADFTHHAHTASLSAVAVNSRFVVTGSKDETIHIYDMKKKIDHGSLVHHNGTITCLKFHGNRHLISGAEDGVICVWDAKKWECLKSIKAHRGHVTFLSIHPSGKLALSVGTDKTLRTWNLVEGRSAFIKNIKQNAHIVEWSPRGEKYVVVILNHIDVYRLDTASVSGIITNEKRVSSVTFVSESVLAVAGDEEVVRFFDTDSLTCLCEFKAHDNRVKDMFSFEIPEHHVIATASSDGFIKMWKLKQDKKVPPSLLCEVNTKARLTCLGVWLDRVTDTKESQLPAAEPSVSEEEQSKGNKKESGDTVQEEERQSKLNTKKCALTGVSNKPTKGSSQVLTKKRKMVETLEKKKRKKEKIRMMQ, encoded by the exons ATGGAGCTGGTCGCTGGCTGCTACGAGCAGGTCCTTTTTGGGTTCGCTGTGCACCCGGAGTCCAAGGCGGGCGGCGATCGCGAG AAATGGACTCCTGTGGCTGACTTTACTCACCATGCGCACACTGCCTCCTTGTCAGCAGTGGCTGTAAATAGTCGTTTTGTAGTCACTGGGAGCAAAGATGAAACAATTCACATTTATGACATGAAAAAGAAGATAGACCACGGGTCTCTAGTGCATCACAATG GCACAATAACTTGCCTGAAATTCCACGGCAACAGGCACTTAATCAGTGGGGCGGAGGACGGTGTCATTTGTGTCTGGGATGCAAAGAAATGGGAGTGCCTGAAGTCAATTAAAGCGCACAG AGGCCATGTGACCTTCCTTTCTATTCACCCATCTGGCAAGCTGGCCCTGTCTGTGGGTACAGATAAGACGTTAAG AACATGGAATCTTGTGGAAGGAAGATCGGcattcataaaaaatataaaacaaa ATGCTCACATAGTGGAATGGTCCCCAAGAGGAGAGAAATATGTGGTTGTCATACTGAATCACATAGATGTCTATCGACTTGACACAGCATCTGTTAGTGGCATCATCACAAATGAAAAGCGAGTGTCTTCTGTTACGTTTGTTTCA gAGTCTGTCCTTGCAGTGGCTGGAGATGAAGAAGTTGTAAGGTTTTTTGACACTGATTCCCTAACGTGCCTCTGTGAATTTAAAGCGCATGacaacag GGTAAAAGACATGTTCAGTTTTGAAATTCCAGAGCATCATGTTATTGCTACAGCATCGAGTGATGGTTTCATCAAAATGTGGAAGCTTAAGCAGGATAAG aaaGTTCCCCCATCTTTACTCTGTGAAGTAAACACCAAAGCCAGGCTGACGTGTCTCGGAGTGTGGCTAGACAGAGTGACAGACACGAAAGAAAGCCAGCTTCCAGCTGCAGAGCCTTCTG TAAGTGAAGAAGAGCAGTCCAAAGGCAACAAAAAGGAATCTGGTGATACAGtgcaggaagaagaaaggcagTCAAAGCTTAACACGAAGAAATGTGCTTTAACTGGTGTCAGCAATAAGCCAACAAAAGGAAGTAGCCAAGTGTTGACCAAGAAGAGGAAAATGGTAGAGAcgttggaaaaaaagaaaagaaaaaaggagaaaatacgaATGATGCAGTGA
- the LG06H6orf52 gene encoding putative uncharacterized protein C6orf52 homolog has protein sequence MAGQESFAGFDTAQQNNYYWCWQRVKPEFQPRQGYPFVSWYEQQPSCCPLSGYSCDCAVGRHGHNLSERGTSGHPAKTSIRPKETTALAENQDKDLLEDPNLRMNTEELNKEFMVKSEELYDSLMNCHWQPLDTVDSKIPDETPQKPDVH, from the exons ATGGCTGGACAGGAGAGTTTTGCAGGTTTTGACACAGctcaacaaaataattattactgGTGCTGGCAAAG AGTGAAGCCGGAGTTCCAGCCCCGCCAGGGTTACCCCTTCGTCAGCTGGTATGAGCAACAGCCCAGCTGTTGTCCTCTTTCTGGCTACAGCTGTGACTGTGCAGTGGGCAGACATGGACACAACCTTTCTGAGCGTGGGACCTCTGGACACCCAGCTAAAACTTCCATTAGGCCTAAG GAAACCACAGCTCTGGCTGAAAACCAAGATAAAGACCTACTAGAAG ATCCAAACCTTCGTATGAATACTGAGGAATTAAACAAAGAGTTTATGGTGAAAAGTGAAGAACTCTATGACTCTCTCATGAATTGCCACTGGCAGCCTCTGGATACAGTTGACTCTAAAATCCCAGATGAGACCCCACAGAAGCCAGATGTTCATTAA